A genomic region of Apus apus isolate bApuApu2 chromosome 24, bApuApu2.pri.cur, whole genome shotgun sequence contains the following coding sequences:
- the EPS15L1 gene encoding epidermal growth factor receptor substrate 15-like 1 isoform X4: MAALIPLSQQFSTGNPLYETYYKQVDPTYTGRVGASEAALFLKKSGLSDIILGKIWDLADPEGKGYLDKQGFYVALRLVACAQNGHDVNLSSLNLTVPPPKFHDSSSPLLITPPSTETHWAVRVEEKAKFDGIFESLLPVNGLLSGDKVKPVLMNSKLPLDILGRVWDLSDIDKDGHLDKDEFAVAMHLVYRALEKEPVPSLLPPSLIPPSKRKKTPVFPGAVPVLPASPPPKGSLRSTPSHGSDNSLNSTGSLSPKHSIKQAQPPVNWVVPMSEKVRYDEIFLKTDTDMDGFVSGQEVKDIFMHSGLSQNLLAHIWALADTRQMGKLSKDQFALAMYLIQQKVSKGIDPPQVLSPDMIPPTERNNPIQTLSGYLTPVGTEISALTEMRRDSSSSVGSGEFTGVKELDDISQEIAQLQREKYSLEQDIREKEESVRQKTNEVQELQNDLDREASNLQELEAQKQDAQDRLDEMDQQKAKLKDMLNDVRQKCQEETQVISSLKMQIQSQESDLKSQEDDLNRAKAELNHLQQEETQLEQSIQAGKVQLETIIKSLKSTQEEINQARSKLSQLQDSHQEVNKSIEEYNEALNGIHGGSLTNLADISEGLGQTDRSHYGAMDDPFKNKALMFTNNTQELHTDPFQSEDPFKSDPFKGADPFKGSDPFQHDPFAEQPPAPADPFGGDPFKESDPFRASAPEDFFKKQVKSDPFTSDPFTKPPTLPSKPDPFESSDPFTSSSASSKGPDPFGTLDPFGSGAFSSGEGFADFSQMSKSVASDPFASSFGGVGFSDDPFKSKSDTPALPPKKNVPPRPKPPSGKSTPVSHLGSADFPKPHDPFQPFGADSSDPFQSKKGFGDPFSGKDPFAPSSSSKTSKDSSLGFADFSSVS, encoded by the exons ATGGCGGCGCTCATCCCCCTCAGCCAGCAG ttttctactGGAAATCCATTATATGAAACTTACTACAAACAG gtagATCCAACATATACAGGGAGAGTTGGGGCAAGTGAAGCTGcactgtttcttaaaaaatcTGGTCTCTCTGATATTATCCTTGGAAAA ATATGGGATTTGGCTGACCCGGAGGGTAAAGGATACTTGGATAAACAG GGTTTCTACGTCGCGCTGCGGCTCGTGGCATGTGCACAGAATGGCCATGATGTTAACCTGAGCAGTCTGAACTTGACTGTGCCACCTCCTAAATTT CATGACTCTAGCAGTCCTTTGCTGATCACACCACCTTCAACAGAGACTCACTGGGCTGTTAGG gtggaagaaaaagcaaagtttgATGGTATTTTTGAAAGCCTTTTGCCAGTAAATGGTTTACTTTCAGGAGACAAAGTAAAACCAGTTCTGATGAATTCAAAGCTACCTCTTGATATCCTAGGAAGG GTCTGGGATCTCAGTGATATTGATAAAGATGGGCACCTGGACAAGGATGAATTTGCTGTG GCAATGCATTTGGTTTATAGAGCTCTTGAGAAAGAGCCAGTTCCTTCACTATTACCCCCTTCTCTCATACCACCTTCTAAAAGAAAGAAGACCCCTGTCTTCCCTGGGGCAGTTCCTGTTCTCCCTGCAAGTCCTCCACCAAAAGGCAGTCTCCGTTCTACCCCATCTCATGGCAGTGACAACAGTCTGAACAGCACAGGGAGTTTGTCTCCCAAGCACAGCATCAAACAAGCACAG CCACCTGTGAACTGGGTTGTGCCCATGTCTGAAAAAGTGCGATACGATGAAATTTTCCTCAAAACAGACACAGACATGGATGGTTTTGTGAGTGGCCAAGAagtaaaagacattttcatgCATTCAGGCCTGTCTCAGAATCTTCTAGCACATATATG ggCTTTGGCAGACACAAGGCAGATGGGAAAGTTAAGCAAAGATCAGTTTGCACTAGCAATGTATCTCATTCAACAGAAGGTCAGTAAAGGGATTGATCCTCCACAAGTCTTGTCCCCAGATATGATCCCTCCCACAGAGAGGAACAATCCCATTCAG ACTCTGTCAGGTTACTTGACCCCTGTAGGAACTGAGATCTCAGCACTAACAGAAATGCGTCGT gACAGCTCAAGTTCTGTTGGATCAGGAGAATTTACAGGGGTGAAGGAACTGGATGATATTAGTCAAGAAATTGCACAGCTACAGAG agaaaaatactcACTAGAGCAGGACATTagggagaaggaagaatcaGTCAGACAGAAAACCAATGAAGTTCAG GAACTGCAAAATGATTTAGACAGGGAGGCAAGTAACTTGCAAGAGCTTGAGGCTCAAAAACAAGATGCCCAAGACCGCCTGGATGAAATGGACCAGCAAAAAGCCAAACTGAAGGATATGCTGAATGATGTAAGGCAGAAATGCCAGGAAGAAACACAGGTG atttcATCACTAAAAATGCAGATTCAATCTCAGGAATCGGATTTAAAATCACAGGAAGATGACCTGAACAGagcaaaagcagagctgaatCATCTGCAGCAAGAAGAAACTCAGCTAGAGCAGAGTATCCAGGCTGGAAAAGTGCAGCTTGAAACAATAATCAAATCTCTAAAATCAACCCAAGAAGAAATAAACCAG GCAAGAAGTAAACTTTCTCAGCTTCAAGACAGTCATCAAGAAGTGAATAAGAGTATAGAAGAATATAATGAAGCTCTTAATGGGATCCATGGTGGTAGCCTGACAAATTTAGCAGACATCAGTGAAGGCCTTGGGCAGACAGACAGAAGCCATTATGGAgctatg GATGATCCATTTAAGAATAAAGCCTTGATGTTTACCAATAACACACAGGAATTGCACACAGACCCATTCCAGTCAGAAGATCCTTTCAAATCTGATCCATTCAAAGGAGCAGACCCTTTCAAAGGCA GTGACCCATTCCAGCATGATCCTTTTGCAGAACAgccacctgctccagcag ATCCATTTGGAGGGGATCCATTTAAGGAGAGTGACCCATTTCGTGCTTCTGCCCCTGAGGATTTCTTCAAGAAGCAGGTGAAGAGTGACCCATTTACCTCAGATCCATTCACAAAACCACCCACTTTACCCTCAAAg CCTGACCCTTTTGAAAGCAGTGATCCCTTCACATCTTCCAGTGCCTCTTCAAAAGGTCCag ATCCATTTGGAACACTGGATCCATTTGGAAGTGGTGCTTTCAGCAGTGGTGAGGGATTTGCAGACTTCAGTCAGATGTCAAAG TCAGTAGCTTCAGACCCCTTTGCCTCCTCTTTTGGAGGGGTGGGATTCTCAGATGACCCTTTCAAAAGCAAATCAGACACACCAGCATTGCCACCAAAGAAAAATGTCCCTCCAAGACCCAAGCCACCCAGTG
- the EPS15L1 gene encoding epidermal growth factor receptor substrate 15-like 1 isoform X5, with protein sequence MAALIPLSQQFSTGNPLYETYYKQVDPTYTGRVGASEAALFLKKSGLSDIILGKIWDLADPEGKGYLDKQGFYVALRLVACAQNGHDVNLSSLNLTVPPPKFHDSSSPLLITPPSTETHWAVRVEEKAKFDGIFESLLPVNGLLSGDKVKPVLMNSKLPLDILGRVWDLSDIDKDGHLDKDEFAVAMHLVYRALEKEPVPSLLPPSLIPPSKRKKTPVFPGAVPVLPASPPPKGSLRSTPSHGSDNSLNSTGSLSPKHSIKQAQPPVNWVVPMSEKVRYDEIFLKTDTDMDGFVSGQEVKDIFMHSGLSQNLLAHIWALADTRQMGKLSKDQFALAMYLIQQKVSKGIDPPQVLSPDMIPPTERNNPIQTLSGYLTPVGTEISALTEMRRDSSSSVGSGEFTGVKELDDISQEIAQLQREKYSLEQDIREKEESVRQKTNEVQELQNDLDREASNLQELEAQKQDAQDRLDEMDQQKAKLKDMLNDVRQKCQEETQVISSLKMQIQSQESDLKSQEDDLNRAKAELNHLQQEETQLEQSIQAGKVQLETIIKSLKSTQEEINQARSKLSQLQDSHQEVNKSIEEYNEALNGIHGGSLTNLADISEGLGQTDRSHYGAMDDPFKNKALMFTNNTQELHTDPFQSEDPFKSDPFKGADPFKGSDPFQHDPFAEQPPAPADPFGGDPFKESDPFRASAPEDFFKKQVKSDPFTSDPFTKPPTLPSKPDPFESSDPFTSSSASSKGPDPFGTLDPFGSGAFSSGEGFADFSQMSKSVASDPFASSFGGVGFSDDPFKSKSDTPALPPKKNVPPRPKPPSVWK encoded by the exons ATGGCGGCGCTCATCCCCCTCAGCCAGCAG ttttctactGGAAATCCATTATATGAAACTTACTACAAACAG gtagATCCAACATATACAGGGAGAGTTGGGGCAAGTGAAGCTGcactgtttcttaaaaaatcTGGTCTCTCTGATATTATCCTTGGAAAA ATATGGGATTTGGCTGACCCGGAGGGTAAAGGATACTTGGATAAACAG GGTTTCTACGTCGCGCTGCGGCTCGTGGCATGTGCACAGAATGGCCATGATGTTAACCTGAGCAGTCTGAACTTGACTGTGCCACCTCCTAAATTT CATGACTCTAGCAGTCCTTTGCTGATCACACCACCTTCAACAGAGACTCACTGGGCTGTTAGG gtggaagaaaaagcaaagtttgATGGTATTTTTGAAAGCCTTTTGCCAGTAAATGGTTTACTTTCAGGAGACAAAGTAAAACCAGTTCTGATGAATTCAAAGCTACCTCTTGATATCCTAGGAAGG GTCTGGGATCTCAGTGATATTGATAAAGATGGGCACCTGGACAAGGATGAATTTGCTGTG GCAATGCATTTGGTTTATAGAGCTCTTGAGAAAGAGCCAGTTCCTTCACTATTACCCCCTTCTCTCATACCACCTTCTAAAAGAAAGAAGACCCCTGTCTTCCCTGGGGCAGTTCCTGTTCTCCCTGCAAGTCCTCCACCAAAAGGCAGTCTCCGTTCTACCCCATCTCATGGCAGTGACAACAGTCTGAACAGCACAGGGAGTTTGTCTCCCAAGCACAGCATCAAACAAGCACAG CCACCTGTGAACTGGGTTGTGCCCATGTCTGAAAAAGTGCGATACGATGAAATTTTCCTCAAAACAGACACAGACATGGATGGTTTTGTGAGTGGCCAAGAagtaaaagacattttcatgCATTCAGGCCTGTCTCAGAATCTTCTAGCACATATATG ggCTTTGGCAGACACAAGGCAGATGGGAAAGTTAAGCAAAGATCAGTTTGCACTAGCAATGTATCTCATTCAACAGAAGGTCAGTAAAGGGATTGATCCTCCACAAGTCTTGTCCCCAGATATGATCCCTCCCACAGAGAGGAACAATCCCATTCAG ACTCTGTCAGGTTACTTGACCCCTGTAGGAACTGAGATCTCAGCACTAACAGAAATGCGTCGT gACAGCTCAAGTTCTGTTGGATCAGGAGAATTTACAGGGGTGAAGGAACTGGATGATATTAGTCAAGAAATTGCACAGCTACAGAG agaaaaatactcACTAGAGCAGGACATTagggagaaggaagaatcaGTCAGACAGAAAACCAATGAAGTTCAG GAACTGCAAAATGATTTAGACAGGGAGGCAAGTAACTTGCAAGAGCTTGAGGCTCAAAAACAAGATGCCCAAGACCGCCTGGATGAAATGGACCAGCAAAAAGCCAAACTGAAGGATATGCTGAATGATGTAAGGCAGAAATGCCAGGAAGAAACACAGGTG atttcATCACTAAAAATGCAGATTCAATCTCAGGAATCGGATTTAAAATCACAGGAAGATGACCTGAACAGagcaaaagcagagctgaatCATCTGCAGCAAGAAGAAACTCAGCTAGAGCAGAGTATCCAGGCTGGAAAAGTGCAGCTTGAAACAATAATCAAATCTCTAAAATCAACCCAAGAAGAAATAAACCAG GCAAGAAGTAAACTTTCTCAGCTTCAAGACAGTCATCAAGAAGTGAATAAGAGTATAGAAGAATATAATGAAGCTCTTAATGGGATCCATGGTGGTAGCCTGACAAATTTAGCAGACATCAGTGAAGGCCTTGGGCAGACAGACAGAAGCCATTATGGAgctatg GATGATCCATTTAAGAATAAAGCCTTGATGTTTACCAATAACACACAGGAATTGCACACAGACCCATTCCAGTCAGAAGATCCTTTCAAATCTGATCCATTCAAAGGAGCAGACCCTTTCAAAGGCA GTGACCCATTCCAGCATGATCCTTTTGCAGAACAgccacctgctccagcag ATCCATTTGGAGGGGATCCATTTAAGGAGAGTGACCCATTTCGTGCTTCTGCCCCTGAGGATTTCTTCAAGAAGCAGGTGAAGAGTGACCCATTTACCTCAGATCCATTCACAAAACCACCCACTTTACCCTCAAAg CCTGACCCTTTTGAAAGCAGTGATCCCTTCACATCTTCCAGTGCCTCTTCAAAAGGTCCag ATCCATTTGGAACACTGGATCCATTTGGAAGTGGTGCTTTCAGCAGTGGTGAGGGATTTGCAGACTTCAGTCAGATGTCAAAG TCAGTAGCTTCAGACCCCTTTGCCTCCTCTTTTGGAGGGGTGGGATTCTCAGATGACCCTTTCAAAAGCAAATCAGACACACCAGCATTGCCACCAAAGAAAAATGTCCCTCCAAGACCCAAGCCACCCAGTG
- the CALR3 gene encoding calreticulin-3, which yields MAAAGARGGGGWAAAAVRAALLLGTALGSAWAAVYFQEQFLDGANWQKRWVNSEYKADLGKFKLTTGKFYGDPVRDKGLQTSENSKFYAISSRFKPFSNKGKTLVIQYTVKHEQKIDCGGGYVKIFSSDLDQKNLSGDSHYYIMFGPDICGSTKQVHVILNYKNKSHPIKKPIRCKVDGYTHLYTLIIRPDQTYEVKIDNEMVASGNLEDDFDFLPLRKTNDPSVRKPTEWDNRVQIDDPNDKDWDEPEHIMDTSAEKPGDWHDAVNGEWLYPVVKNPQYRGEWKPKQIDNPNSRGVWPHPQIDNPNYSPDLSVCSYENIGIIGLDIWQVRAGTIFDNFLITDDEVYAEDFGDETWGETKGPEKEMNIKQIEEEQERERATEEQYFEQQFEKKLGRKKKSGKGGALRSPVEKEEL from the exons atggcggcggcgggagcgcgcggggggggaggctgggctgctgcCGCCGTGAGGGCGGCCCTGCTCCTCGGCACCGCGCTGGGCTCCGCCTGGGCCGCCGTGTATTTCCAGGAGCAGTTTCTGGACGGAG CCAACTGGCAGAAGAGGTGGGTGAATTCTGAGTACAAGGCAGACCTTGGGAAGTTTAAGCTCACTACAGGGAAGTTTTATGGAGATCCAGTGCGAGATAAAG GTCTACAAACCAGTGAAAATTCTAAATTTTATGCTATTTCCTCACGATTTAAACCCTTTAGTAACAAAGGGAAGACTCTAGTCATTCAGTATACTGTGAAACATGAGCAGAAGATAGATTGTGGTGGGGGATATGTGAAGATTTTTTCCTCAGACTTGGATCAGAAGAACCTAAGTGGAGATTCACATTATTACATCATGTTTG GGCCAGATATTTGTGGATCAACAAAGCAAGTCCAcgttattttaaattacaagaaTAAATCCCATCCAATCAAGAAACCAATCAGATGCAAG gttGATGGTTATACACATCTCTACACTTTGATTATAAGGCCAGATCAGACTTATGAAGTAAAAATTGATAATGAAATGGTTGCATCTGGCAACTTAGAAGATGATTTTGACTTCTTGCCACTGAGGAAAACGAATGATCCAAGTGTGAGGAAACCCACTGAGTGGGATAATCGAGTCCAAATTGATGATCCAAATGACAAG GATTGGGATGAACCTGAACACATCATGGACACTAGTGCTGAGAAACCTGGAGACTGGCATGATGCTGTGAATGGAGAATGGCTTTATCCTGTGGTCAAGAATCCTCAATACAGA GGGGAATGGAAACCAAAGCAGATTGACAACCCAAATTCCAGAGGAGTTTGGCCTCATCCACAGATTGACAATCCAAATTACTCGCCTGACTTGAGTGTCTGCAGCTATGAAAATATTGGCATCATTGGACTGGATATCTGGCAG GTTCGAGCTGGCACAATCTTTGACAACTTCTTGATAACAGATGATGAGGTTTATGCAGAAGACTTTGGAGATGAAACATGGGGAGAAACAAAG GGtcctgaaaaggaaatgaacaTAAAGCAGATTGAGGaagaacaggagagagaaagggcTACAGAAGAACAATACTTTGAGCAACAGTTTGAGAAAAAgctagggagaaaaaaaaaatctggaaagggTGGAGCACTGAGGAGCCCTGTTGAGAAGGAAGAGCTTTAA
- the C24H19orf44 gene encoding uncharacterized protein C19orf44 homolog produces the protein MAAIARAGAGQGRSDVPRGAITAEFSVCPRSRSDRSGAGELEEAARAPSFPSRFLKLRSGQAAASLWCQGAGSAGPAAKSSPGSTSHARSSSALRKVAQLESKIMNRKQQMGLQSTDLGQKVWDEESFSSASSHEHSVRGKKYLKSYGRSRGNVPEEEESIQIPTKNVQVKQQLGLDSDEGEMRELMEGFSSRNENPRIAARDSKGGGKSKTPVSSGISPPSHKEMSPTEALKASSFHSKDSDESIFGGVNSPTPSPASRDLSAQGTVRSQSSASSLKDTVKMTLPKTGYTKQSQISPGSDKSDIKSLDELFLDADDSTTSSSNDFRLNILSLDDLAPETTSEAAELKQEGTDIQITQESNRNAEKDAFLVVEDPISLKMTSAGTGVDDSSEEDIERTGTEAEISEHLSEFSAAFPRHKEDSLDRDEKTVKSEYSDDFERSLSTTDSKAGWKMSEEHSESCTYSEKHPPSAPSLLFTREQHDQVHRVTVKETAVQTVDLPFTYCWSQATAAAVLDPPVGNSYVDPVPVASHVISMDAVEALTAYNPTALVLNSMLKQHLMLTQQFMENIHHLHFSLVESLEKEEFHYHTLEEAKEYIKKHKSPPLTLEQAREKIQKAQEEKLL, from the exons ATGGCTGCGATCGCCCGGGCTGGCGCGGGGCAG GGACGCAGCGATGTTCCCCGTGGAGCCATCACAGCCGAGTTCAGCGTCTGTCCCCGCTCCCGCAGCGACCGCTCCGGGGCTGGAGAGTTGGAGGAAGCGGCCAGAGCTCCGTCCTTCCCCAGCAGATTCCTCAAGCTGCGCAGCGGACAGGCCGCTGCAAGCCTGTGGTGCCAGGGAGCGGGAAGCGCGGGGCCCGCGGCAAAGAGCAGCCCGGGCAGCACTTCCCACGCACGGTCGAGCTCAGCTCTGAGGAAGGTGGCACAACTTGAAAGCAAAATCATGAATCGGAAACAGCAGATGGGATTGCAAAGCACTGACCTGGGCCAGAAGGTTTGGGATGAAGagtctttctcctctgcttctaGTCATGAACACAGCGTGAGGGGCAAGAAATACCTGAAGAGCTATGGTAGGAGCAGAGGAAATGTgccagaggaagaggaaagcatCCAAATCCCTACAAAGAATGTTCAGGTTAAACAGCAGCTTGGTTTGGATAGTGATGAAGGGGAAATGAGAGAACTGATGGAGGGGTTTTCCAGTAGAAATGAGAACCCAAGGATTGCTGCAAGGGATTCTAAAGGGGGTGGAAAG AGTAAGACTCCAGTTTCCTCAGGAATATCTCCTCCATCTCATAAGGAAATGTCACCAACAGAGGCACTTAAAGCATCTTCTTTTCATAGCAAAGACTCAGATGAAAGTATTTTTGGTGGAGTTAATTCACCAACACCTTCACCAGCCAGCAGAGACCTGTCAGCACAAGGGACTGTGAGATCTCAATCATCTGCCTCTTCCCTGAAAGACACTGTGAAGATGACTTTGCCTAAAACAGGCTACACCAAGCAAAGCCAAATATCACCTGGAAGTGACAAAAGTGACATCAAGTCATTAGATGAATTGTTCTTAGATGCAGATGATTCAACTACCAGCAGCTCAAATG ACTTCAGACTGAACATACTGAGCCTTGATGATTTGGCACCAGAAACCACCAGTGAGGCAGCAGAATTAAAGCAGGAA gGGACAGACATTCAAATCACTCAAGAatcaaacagaaatgcagaaaaagatgCATTTCTGGTGGTAGAGGACCCCATTTCTCTAAAAATGACAAGTGCAGGAACTGGTGTGGATGACTCTTCTGAAGAGGATATTGAAAGAACTGGGACTGAAGCTGAAATCTCTGAGCATTTAAGTGaattttctgcagctttccctAGACACAAAGAGGATTCTCTTGATCGTGATGAGAAAACTGTTAAGTCAGAATATTCTGATGACTTTGAAAGGTCTCTGTCTACAACAGACAGCAAAGCTGGATGGAAAATGTCAGAGGAACACTCTGAGAGCTGCACCTATTCTGAAAAACATCCACCTTCAGCACCATCACTTTTATTTACCAGAGAGCAGCATGACCAGGTACACAGAGTAACTGTCAAGGAAACTGCAGTTCAGACAGTGGATCTTCCATTCACCTACTGCTGGTCACAGG caacCGCCGCTGCAGTGCTTGACCCCCCTGTAGGGAACAGCTACGTCGATCCAGTACCTGTTGCCAGTCATGTCATCAGCATGGATGCAGTAGAAG CCCTGACAGCGTACAACCCCACCGCTCTTGTTTTGAACTCCATGTTGAAGCAGCACTTGATGTTGACTCAGCAGTTCATGGAGAACATTCACCACCTTCACTTCTCCCTTGTGGAGTCACTAGAGAAGGAGGAGTTCCACTACCACACCCTGGAAGAGGCTAAAGAG tacaTCAAGAAGCACAAATCCCCACCTCTAACACTTGAGCAGGCACGTGAAAAAATCCAGaaagcacaggaggaaaaactgcTTTGA